The Lactuca sativa cultivar Salinas chromosome 2, Lsat_Salinas_v11, whole genome shotgun sequence genome includes a window with the following:
- the LOC128132273 gene encoding uncharacterized mitochondrial protein AtMg00810-like — protein sequence MTTVRTMIAVASVRQWKIFQMDVKNAFLNGDLHEEVYMTPPPGIQHRPGEVCRLRKALYGLKQAPRAWFEKFSTVITSLGFVQSNHDFALFVRCSSAGRILLSLYVDDMIITGDDHGGIESLKHDLAHRFAMKDLGLLRYFLGIEVAQYKKGYLLSQTKYISNLFTRAGLSDNRNVDTPLETNAQYSPTNGIPLSDPNLYRTIVGSLVYLTVTRPDIAHVVHVVSQFVTAPTTVHWGAVLRILRYLRGTQFQTLLFPSTSSLELRAYSDVDWDGDCHDRKSTTRFCVFLGESLISWKSNKQDVVSRSSTEAEYRAMAVTTCEIIWLRWLLADMGVYISSSTPLHCDNKSAIQIAKNSVFHEWTKHIEIDCHFTRHHLQLGTILLPFVSSTLQLAYIFTKALSASRFRFLCDKLSKLIVAAL from the coding sequence ATGACGACAGTTCGTACAATGATTGCAGTTGCATCCGTCCGACAGTGGAAgatctttcaaatggatgtcaagaatgcCTTTTTGAATGGTGACCTCCATGAAGAGGTTTATATGACTCCTCCCCCAGGTATTCAACACCGGCCGGGTGAGGTTTGTCGGCTTCGCAAAGCTTTGTATGGGCTCAAGCAAGCCCCTCgtgcttggtttgagaaattcTCTACTGTGATTACCTCTCTTGGATTTGTCCAGAGTAATCACGATTTTGCTCTATTTGTTAGATGCTCAAGTGCGGGACGGATTCTTCTGtccttatatgtggatgacatgattATTACAGGTGATGACCATGGTGGTATTGAGTCTTTGAAGCATGATCTCGCTCATCGAtttgctatgaaggatttggGTTTGCTGCGTTATTTCTTGGGTATTGAGGTTGCTCAGTATAAGAAAGGGTACCTTCTTTCTCAGACTAAATATATATCTAACTTGTTTACACGGGCGGGCCTCTCTGACAATCGGAATGTTGATACTCCTCTTGAAACCAATGCACAATATTCTCCTACTAATGGTATTCCTTTGTCCGATCCGAATCTTTATCGCACTATTGTGGGAAGTTTGGTTTATCTCACAGTTACTCGTCCAGATATTGCTCATGTTGTTCATGTTGTCAGTCAGTTTGTTACTGCTCCTACCACTGTTCATTGGGGAGCTGTTCTTCGTATTCTGAGATATCTTCGTGGCACTCAGTTTCAGACTCTCTTGTTTCCCTCGACGTCTTCTCTTGAGTTACGTGCCTATAGTGATGTTGATTGGGATGGTGATTGTCATGATCGTAAGTCCACCACTAGATTTTGTGTATTTCTTGGAGAGTCTCTCATTTCATGGAAGAGTAACAAACAGGATGTTGTCTCTAGATCTTCTACAGAGGCTGAATATCGTGCTATGGCTGTAACTACATGTGAGATTATCTGGTTACGGTGGCTGCTTGCAGATATGGGAGTTTACATTTCTTCATCTACTCCCTTGCATTGTGATAACAAAAGTGCGATACAAATTGCAAAGAATTCTGTTTTTCATGAGTGGACGAAGCACATTGAGATTGATTGTCACTTTACCCGTCATCACCTACAGCTCGGGACCATTTTGCTTCCATTTGTTTCATCAACATTGCAACTTGCATATATTTTTACAAAGGCTTTATCAGCTTCTCGATTTCGGTTCTTATGTGACAAACTCTCAAAGCTAATTGTTGCGGCATTGTGA
- the LOC111905475 gene encoding GDSL esterase/lipase EXL3, whose product MEFIFISLRIPRAAILFSYYIILLVNCGVATFIMPDNVTVPALIAFGDSILDQGNNNYFPTFIRANFPPYGMNFLGARATGRFTNAKTPTDLIAEKIKVKEYVPAYLNPFIQDQDMITGVSFASGATGLDPLTSRINSAIPMMDQLQMFSNYIRKLHVLVGKVETGNILNNSLFLVATGSDDFVDNYFTYPIRKVQYDIPSYCNYLISKASTFVKELHKLGARRVVVFSLPAIGCMPTSRTLSGGKYRSCASIYNKAAKFFNKKLSSELYSLRFRNPPVKVVFADIYTPMLEIIKNPQSYGFEIVDRGCCGTGEVEVSWMCNALSRTCSNISNYFFWDSFHPTEKAYKIIVDNLLQIYVNDVLSL is encoded by the exons ATGGAAttcattttcatttctttaaGAATACCTAGAGCTGCCATTCTCTTTTCCTACTACATTATTTTACTAGTGAATTGTGGTGTGGCAACCTTCATTATGCCCGATAATGTGACAGTTCCAGCGTTGATAGCATTTGGAGACTCAATCTTGGATCAAGGAAATAACAATTATTTTCCAACATTTATAAGGGCCAACTTCCCTCCATATGGGATGAATTTCTTGGGTGCAAGAGCAACCGGAAGGTTCACCAATGCAAAGACCCCTACTGACTTGATCG CTGAAAAAATAAAGGTCAAGGAGTACGTGCCAGCATACTTAAACCCGTTCATACAAGACCAAGATATGATCACGGGGGTAAGCTTTGCTTCAGGAGCCACAGGACTTGATCCGCTAACATCGAGAATTAAT TCGGCCATACCCATGATGGATCAGCTTCAAATGTTTTCAAATTATATTAGGAAACTTCATGTATTGGTGGGCAAAGTGGAAACGGGTAACATTTTAAATAACAGCTTGTTTTTGGTGGCAACTGGAAGCGATGATTTCGTAGATAATTACTTCACCTACCCGATAAGGAAAGTTCAGTATGACATACCCTCTTATTGTAACTATCTCATTTCAAAGGCTTCCACTTTTGTGAAG GAGTTGCATAAACTCGGAGCACGAAGGGTTGTTGTTTTTAGTTTGCCTGCAATTGGGTGTATGCCAACTTCCAGGACATTAAGTGGAGGGAAATATAGATCATGTGCATCAATTTACAACAAAGCTGCTAAATTCTTCAACAAAAAGCTATCTTCTGAGCTTTATTCTCTTAGATTTAGAAATCCTCCGGTGAAAGTTGTGTTTGCAGATATTTACACCCCAATGCTTGAGATCATTAAGAATCCTCAATCCTATG GGTTTGAGATTGTCGACAGAGGTTGTTGTGGCACGGGAGAAGTGGAGGTTAGTTGGATGTGTAATGCACTTAGTCGGACATGCTCCAACATATCTAATTATTTCTTCTGGGATAGTTTTCACCCCACTGAAAAAGCATACAAGATCATTGTTGATAACCTACTCCAAATATATGTTAATGATGTACTTAGCCTTTGA